DNA from Lentibacillus amyloliquefaciens:
GACACAGTGCAATAAGATAGAAGGGCATGAGCCAACACACCGGTTTTAACCGGTGTGTTGGCTTTTTTCGTAAAAAGCAATCTCCGAAGAAAAACGGGATCAACTGCCAGTAAATGTCCGATTCGTTCATCTAACAATCAGTGGGGGAAGAAATCCCTCACTGATTGAAGTTTCACTTTATGAACAAGTTATGACAATAACTTATTTAACTTTACATATTGATGAAACAGCAATACGATTGAATTATATCAATTGTAAAGTTAGGGGATACTCTATGGTTAAAAAGGTCATTGGTATTGCTTTACTCGTAGTTATGATTAGTATGGCAGTTTTTAGCTTTATCGATACAGAGGAAGAAGCACAAACACCTAAACAGCAGAATTCTGATGGCGCGGGAATTGTGCCTCCTAATCAGACAGGTATTGAAGAAGGACAGTATGCACCGGATTTTAAAGTTGAAACACTTTCGGGAGATACATTTCAATTGTCTGATTTACGCGGTCAAAAAGTCATTATGAATTTTTGGGCGTCATGGTGCGGCCCTTGCAAAGATGAAATGCCCGAGATGCAAAAATTTTATGAAGAATACGGTGACAAGGTCGAAGTGGTCGCTGTTAACTTAACCGGCAATGATTCAGGTGTTAAAGCAGTTGAGGAATATGTTAATAAAAATGGTTATACGTACCCTGTCCCATTGGATAAAGATTCAAAGATACAGGAACAGTACGATATTTATAATATCCCAACCACTTATTTCATCGGAACAGACGGAAAAGTCCAGCAACCTCCAAAACTTGGCCCCATGACTTATGACTATATGGTTGAAATGATTGATAAATTATCATAAAAATGGATAGATTTTCAAAGATTTGGTAACACTATTCCTAATAACATGAAATTAAATAAGTCATAAGGAGTGGGTTACAATTTCTTTGAAAAGACGGCTTTCATTTGATGAACTTGTTCAGGAAAACCGCAAGGAAATGTTACAGGACGAATCAGTTCAAGAAAGAATTGAAAAAAATATGGAAGCAAAAATGCACCAGTCTTTGAATGAAAAGCACTCAAAGTAGAAAGAAGCATGTTCTATTGGTCAGGTCACGACTAATCAGAACAGGCTTTTTTTAGTTGTATATTATCGTTGCTTCAGTAAAAAATTAAATTAGACCCACATTAAGGGTGGATTAATTTTAGTGAAGGAGGATGGAAGTGACTGACAAGCATAAATACGAACCTAAACCGGATGACCGCAGCGATAATGTTGAAAAACTACAAGAGATGGTTCAGGACACCATTCAAAATCTCGAGGAGTCTCATGAAACGATGAAGCACAGTTCAGGCAATGAAAGAGATAAAATCGAAGCAAAAAACAAACGGCGTGAAGAGGCGATTGAAGGTATGCGACAGGAGATTAAAGACGAAGCGGATAAATAATTTTTAACCTCAAACCATTTGATTCATGGTTTGAGGTTAATCAATTCATGCAAATCATCCTGATACAAACAGAGTCTGTGGTAAAATGGATTATAGAAAACAGATCTTGGGGGGAGAGCTTCATTGCATAAAACGAATACACCAGTCGAAGTAAGATATCAGGAAACCGATCAAATGGGTGTGGTTTATCATGCCAATTATCTTGTGTGGTTTGAAATCGGCCGAACAAAATATATTGAAAGCCTTGGCCTTACATATGCCGATATGGAAAAGAATAATATTGTCTCTCCGGTTGTTGATGCGCAAATTAACTTCAAAAAGCCGGTTCGCTATGGTGAAAAAGCGTTTGTTGAAACATGGCTCGATTCATATGATGGCATACGGACAGTCTATGGTTACGATATTTTGCGGGAAGATGGTGTAATGGCTGCAAGCGGCACAACAAAGCATGTCATTGTCGATAAAGAATCTTTTCGTCCGCTTGCATTGCGCAAGGCCTTTCCAGAGTGGCATCAGGCATATCTGCAGCAAGTAAGCGGTGAAGCGTGATGGCTTTTGGTATAAATCGAAGAGAGTTGCAAAAATGGAAAAAAGATGTAAAAAATGGTCAAATAAGTTTTTTAACACATTATTGGATTGATGAACGATTTCCCGGTTGTGATACGGTAACGAAAGTCGGGTGCAATGACCTGAATAAACTAATTAATTGGGGAGCGCAGTATAGCTTGCAGCCAAAATGGATTCATAACGACGAACATCATCCGCATTTTGATTTATTTGGTGAGAAACAGGCACGTATATTGCGAAAGGAACAACAGTGGGAACAAATAAAAAGATTTGAATTGTAAAACTTTTCAAAGTTGAAGACCAAATCACTGTAAAAAGAGCTGACAATGGCAAAAAGGCGCTGGTTTACAGCGCCTTTTAATTATAATGAAACTTAGGTTCTTTTGTTTTCTCATCAAGTGTAATTGACAAATCCTGCCCGTCAAAATACCATGCATCTTTATTTTCGATATAAAATGTAATCCCTGCAACATCACATGAAGCGTATATATCCTCAGGCACGTCATTGCCGAGGCCTAAAGAGAAACCGGGTATTCGCCCGCCAAAACCACCGTATCGGACGAAAAATCGCTGATAAGATCGATCATCAATGTCAAATTCATCCTTGTACCATTGTCCTGCCTGATTTGTAATCTTCAACTTCACATCGATCACTCCCTGGCTCGTTCTTTTATTTATCCCGTTTCTCCGGTACCAAATCAATACCGCCTTCATGAAAAGGATGGCATTTGCTGATACGGCGGATTGTCAGATAAGCGCCTTTCAGGAAACTGAATCGCCTAAAAGCTTCCAGCCCATATTCAGAACATGTGGGAAAAAAACGGCAAGTTGGTGGTTTAAAGGGACTGATTGCTTTTTGATAAAATTTAATCAGTCCGATAAAGATATATTTCACATGATTCACCCTTCCAGCCGTTATTGCTGCGATTTATCGTATGTTATGGATGCAATCGCATCATGCATATGGATGGATTCTTCATTGCGGCATTTAACTTGGAATTTGGCAACAAACGGCATTTCATAAAGATCAGCTGCAACAAGACGAGCAAGATCCTCCACGAAGCGAGGATTCTCGTATGCCTGTTCAGTAACCATTTTTTCATCAGGCCGTTTCAGAACAGGATGCAGTCTGGCGCTGGCATTGCTTTCTGCAGCCTCAAGCAGGAACGCTTTCCAGTCTGCACTCTCTTCATCAAAATCCTCAATCAAGGATACGTTTATGGAAACTTCCCCGCGCTGATTATGTGCACTGTATTCGCTGATTTCTTTCGAGCATGGGCAAAGGGTAGTAATCAAAGCTGACATGGATGCCTCCACGGTATAGCCTGCTGATTGATCATAGTTGACACAAATGGTGATATCGGCATGATTCATTCCGGGAAGATCTGATTGCGGACCGCGCCGCTCATAAAACCAGGGAAAGCTTACTTTGATTTCTGCATCTTTCTGGTCCAGCCGTTCTGCCAAGTCTTTTGTGAATATCTTAAGCGTTTTTATATCAATGACAAATCCTTTTTGATGGAATGCCTGCAGCTGCTCGGTGAACCGGCTCATGTTGGTGCCCTTGCTGGATTTATCGATACTTGATGAAAATTCAAATGTCCCTATGGTCGTCTGGGATTTTGGCTCAAGACTGCTTGCAACTGTAATCGGATGTTTTACATTGGCTATTCCAACTTCATCGAGATCAAACAAAAAATCTTCTTTTGAATTTTGCAAGTCAGCCATTTTGCTTTTTTCGCTGGGTTTTGTTCTAGGACCGGGCTCTACAGAACCAAATAGTTTATGACGTTGGGCTTTATTCGGTAACTGTTTATTTGAGATAGATCTGACTTTATTCATAACGAATCTGTGACCCCTTCCAATTTGTAACTGTACTTCTTCAGTATACTAAATGTTGTATTAAAGATTCAATTTATTGGTTTACTAGAGCTACATCCATGTTATTTTCGGTTCGGTTTTATTTTTAATCCGTTTGATATTTTCACGATGACGGTAAAATACTAAAATCGTTAATACCGCTGTTACGATAACGAGCCCCCAATCCTGAAACAGAACGGAGACAATCACTGCAATAACGCCGGTGATTATTGAGGACAGTGAAACATATTTGGAAATATACAATGTCAGAAGAAAGGATGTCACTGTTACTGCAAAAAGGACAGGGTTAATGCCCAAAATAATCCCACCTGATGTTGCAACGGCTTTGCCGCCTTTAAATTTTGCAAATAGCGGGTATGTATGACCCACAACCGCAAATAACCCTATAGCAAGCCGGAAAACGTCAGCACCAAAAAACAGGGGCAGTGCCGTGGCCAGTGTCCCCTTTAGGATATCCGCCAGTGTTACAATGATTCCCGCTTTCACCCCTAAAATTCGAAATGTGTTCGTCGCACCAAGGTTGCCGCTCCCGTGTTCTCTGATGTCAATCTTGTAACCAAGTTTGCCTACGATCACCCCTGAAGGGACAGACCCCAATAAATATGCCATTAAAGCAAATACTACAAACTCCATAATGTTTCCCACTTTCCGCTTCATTTTTGACTTTGTCCTATTTTACCATGAAGTAACGATTCTAAGAACCTTTATTAATTGAATTGTCCCATTAGGGTTTCTAAAATGATGGTAAGGGGTAATGTTTAGATATTGCATAAAAATGAAAAATTCTGTTGAAAGGAAGAATTTGATGATTGAATTTGCCGATGTTAAAAAAGTGTATCCTGATGGCACAAAAGCACTCGAGGATTTTTCATTAAAAATCAATGAAGGTGAATTTGTTACGTTAATCGGCCCGAGCGGCTGCGGTAAAACGACGACAATGAAAATGGTTAATCGGCTGATTGAACCGACTTCAGGGACAATTTACATAAACGATACGGATATTAATACGTATAATATTCATGAACTGCGCTGGAACATCGGGTATGTGCTTCAGCAAATCGCCTTGTTTCCACATATGACGATTGAAGAAAATATTGCGGTTGTACCGGAAATGAAAAAATGGAAGCGTAAGCAGATTCAGGACAGAAGTAAAGAGCTGCTTGAAATGGTCGGGCTCGATCCATCCGTATATATGCATCGAAGACCGGATGAACTGTCAGGGGGGGAGCAGCAGCGTGTTGGGGTCATCCGCGCATTGGCTGCTAATCCGAATATTATTTTAATGGACGAGCCATTTAGTGCGCTTGATCCGATCAGCCGCGAACAATTGCAGCATGATATAAGAGAGCTTCAGCAAAAAATCAGAAAAACAATTGTCTTTGTGACACATGATATTGATGAAGCATTGGCGCTCGGTGATAAGGTTTGCCTGATGCGGGAAGGACGGATTATTCAGGTTGATACACCACAGCAATTGGTTTTGAACCCTAAAACACAATTTGTAAAGGATTTCATCGGTGAACGAAAATCTCCATGGCAAACAGCTGTCGACGTAATAGCTGAAGAAACCGAATCCAGCATCATAACAAAAAGTGCATATGAGGAACGGAATTACCCTGATAATGGGATGTTTATCATTAAGGATGAAGCTAACAAAGTTGTCGGGGCGCTCACTGACGGTCATTATACAAAGGACGTAACTGTCCTTGAAAATGATTTACCGCTTTACAAAGCAGCGGATTTATTGCAAACCAAAAGTCAGCTGGTATATCCCATCATCAAAGATGAAGAGCTCCTGGCAACGTTGACTTACAAAGATATAATTACCTATTTAAGACGTGAAACTGCTGCAAAAGACGGGGTGATTCAGTAATGGGTGAGTTTATTTCCGTTTTTCAAAACAGACAGGATATGCTGCTTGAAACGATTTGGGAGCATTTGCAAGTTTCATTGCTGTCACTCATCATTGCGATCATCATTGCAGTACCGCTCGGTTTGGTGATGACAAGATATCAGCGGGTAGCCGAGCCAGTAATCGGCCTGTCTGCCGTCATGCAGACAATCCCGAGTCTTGCGGTTCTCGCGTTTCTGATTCCCTTTTTTGGCATTGGCACTACACCGGCGATTATTGCGCTAACCATATATGGATTATTGCCTATTTTACGAAATACCTATACCGGGATTAATGAGGTGGAACCATTTTTAACAGAAGCTGCTACCGGAATGGGGATGAATTCTTTTAAACGATTGACTAAAGTGGAGCTGCCCATTGCTATGCCTGTTATCATGGCAGGGATTCGAACATCAATGGTATTAATCGTTGGAACTACCACTATCGCAGCACTAATTGGTGCAGGTGGTCTGGGTGAGCTGATTCTGCTCGGCATTGACCGTGGTGCTGACTTGAATCTTATCCTGCTCGGCGCTATCCCTGCCGCTATGTTAGCTATTTTATTGGATTTTATATTACGCGGGTTTGAACGAATTTCGAGACGGGCAGGTTTTAAGTCATTTGCAGCGATGCTAGTCATAGCTGTTCTGATCGTTGCTTCACCGTTTTTCTTTTCACCGGCAAAACAAGCGGATATCACAATCGGCGGAAAGCTTGGTTCGGAGCCGGCTATTCTGATTAATATGTATAAACAGCTTATTGAAGAAGATACGGATTTATCTGTAAAGCTTGAACCAGGACTTGGTAAAACCGCTTTTGTGTTCAGTGCCCTGAAAAATGGCACTATCGATATTTACCCTGAGTTTACCGGAACTGCAATTGTCACGCATTTGGAACAGGATGCAGAGAGCAATAATAGAAATGACGTCTATGAGCAGGCAAGGGAAGGTATGAAGGAACAATATGGTATGATTATGTTAGAACCTATGGACTTTAACAATACGTATGCTGTTGCATTAAAGCAAGAATTTGCGAATGAGCATAATCTGGAAACAATCGGTGATTTGAAAAAAGTTGAAGATAACATCACTGCTGGTTTTACGTTAGAATTTAATGACCGGTATGATGGTTATGTCGGTATGCAGGATGTATATGGCCTGAATATTTCTGATGTTCAGACGATGGAGCCTGGAATTCGTCAGGATGCACTGAAAAACAATGAAGTCGACGTCATAGATGCCTATGCAACTGACAGTTATATGATTGATTTAAACCTGGTGACGCTGGATGACCCGGAGAATCTGTTCCCGCCATATCAGGGATCACCGCTGCTGCGAGAGGGTACACTAAATGAATATCCCGAACTGAAAGGCATACTGAATCAGCTTGGCGGAAAAATAACAGATGAAGAAATGCGGCAAATGAATTACGCAGTCGATTATGAAGACAGAGATCCAGCAAATGTTGCCCGTGAGTATCTTTTGGAAGAAGGGCTTATCAATAATTGAGGGAGGCATCTGGAATGACATGGGAAAATCCGCAAAATAAAATTGTGAAAGAAGTTCTGGAATCAGCGAAAACAATTGCAGTTGTAGGTCTGAGTGATAAACCTGAACGCACTTCATATCAAATTTCAAAAATCATGCAGGATCAGGGCTACACCATAATCCCGGTGAACCCTAAAGTAAATGAAGTTCTCGGCGAAAAAGCATATGATAATTTAACAGATGTCACGGAAAACATCGATATCATCAATGTGTTCCGCCGCTCTGAATTTCTGCCGGACATTGCGAAAGAAGCAGCTCAAACTGACTGCCGCGTCTTTTGGGCTCAACAGGGTATTGTCAGTCAGGAAACGTATGATTATTTGAAAGAACGCGGGTTTACTGTCATCATGGACAGGTGTATTAAAGTAGCTCACAGTGTACTCGTATAGACAGTAAAAAGTTACTGAATGGCCTTCTCAGGTCATTCTTTTTTTGTACTTCCGAAAAATTATAGTATACTAATAACCGTGTGTTGCGGTATTATGGACTTTAACCGATATAAAAATTTTACATTAACAAACATTTGTTCTATTATTGAAATTATCATGAAAGAACTTGTATCCTAAGAAAGAAGAGAGGAGTCAGACTGCATGGTTAAGGAGTCTTTACAATATACAGATGATTCAATTCAAGTACTCGAAGGCCTGGATGCCGTCAGGAAAAGACCGGGAATGTATATTGGCAGCACTGATCAGCGCGGGCTTCATCATCTGGTTTTTGAAATTGTCGATAATGCTGTTGATGAGGCATTGGCCGGGTACGGGTCAGTGATTAAGGTAACCGTACATAAGGATAATAGTATTTCTGTGGAAGATGCAGGAAGAGGTATTCCCACTGGTCTCCACTCGAGCGGCAAGCCGACAACAGAAGTGATTTTCACTGTCTTGCACGCAGGCGGCAAATTTGGACAAGGCGGCTATAAAACGAGTGGCGGACTTCATGGGGTCGGAGCTTCCGTTGTCAATGGCTTATCCGAGTGGCTGGAAGTAACCATTTATCGGGAAGGGTTTAAATATCATCAGCGTTTTGAACATGGCGGCAAGTCTGTCACTCCGCTGGAAAAGATCGGTAAAACAAATAAGAAAGGAACCCGCATTCATTTTAAACCTGACCCTGCTGTATTTTTATCGACGGTCTACAATTTTGAAACACTGTCTGAACGGCTGAGAGAGTCAGCTTTTTTGCTTAAAGGGTTAACGATTGAACTGACTGATGAGAGAGAGCAGTTAAAAGAGGAATATCAATTTCCGGACGGGCTCGAATCCTTTGTTGCGTATCTGAATGAAGAAAAGGATGGATTGCACCATGTCGTGTCGTTTGAAGGCGAGCATCAGGACATCGAAGTTGACTTTGCATTCCAGTTTAATGATGGGTTCTCTGAAAGCATTCTGTCCTTTGTCAATCATGTCCGTACAAAAGATGGCGGCACACACGAATCCGGTGCGCGCACAGCTATCACACGAATCTTTAATGACTATGCCAGAAAAAACGCTTATCTTAAAGATAAAGATAAAAACCTTGAAGGTTCAGACATACGTGAAGGGTTTACAGCTATCGTATCAGTCCGTATACCTGAAGAGATGCTGCAATTTGAAGGGCAGACGAAAGATAAACTTGGGACGGCTGAAGCACGATCAGCAGTCGATGCCGTCGTGTCTGAAAAACTTTCATACTTCCTGGAGGAGAACCCGGATGCTGGCGGAATGCTGGTTCGTAAAGCTATAAAGGCAAAGGAAGCACGAGAAGCGGCACGAAAGGCGAGAGAAGAATCCAGATCAGGTAAGAAGAAAAAGCGTAAAGATACAATGCTGAGCGGCAAACTGACACCGGCCCAGTCAAAAAACCCGAAAAAAAACGAACTCTATTTAGTAGAAGGGGATTCTGCCGGCGGTTCAGCCAAGCAAGGACGCGATCGTAAGTTTCAGGCAATTTTGCCACTAAGGGGAAAAGTGATCAATACCGAAAAGGCTAAAATTCAGGACATCTTAAAAAACGAGGAAATCTCCACCATTATTAATACAATCGGTGCGGGCGTTGGCGGTGACTTTGACCTGAAAGATGCACAATATGATAAGATTATCATTATGACGGATGCAGACACAGACGGCGCACACATCCAAGTTTTGCTTTTGACTTTTTTCTACCGCTATATGCGGCAGCTGGTT
Protein-coding regions in this window:
- a CDS encoding ABC transporter permease/substrate-binding protein; this encodes MGEFISVFQNRQDMLLETIWEHLQVSLLSLIIAIIIAVPLGLVMTRYQRVAEPVIGLSAVMQTIPSLAVLAFLIPFFGIGTTPAIIALTIYGLLPILRNTYTGINEVEPFLTEAATGMGMNSFKRLTKVELPIAMPVIMAGIRTSMVLIVGTTTIAALIGAGGLGELILLGIDRGADLNLILLGAIPAAMLAILLDFILRGFERISRRAGFKSFAAMLVIAVLIVASPFFFSPAKQADITIGGKLGSEPAILINMYKQLIEEDTDLSVKLEPGLGKTAFVFSALKNGTIDIYPEFTGTAIVTHLEQDAESNNRNDVYEQAREGMKEQYGMIMLEPMDFNNTYAVALKQEFANEHNLETIGDLKKVEDNITAGFTLEFNDRYDGYVGMQDVYGLNISDVQTMEPGIRQDALKNNEVDVIDAYATDSYMIDLNLVTLDDPENLFPPYQGSPLLREGTLNEYPELKGILNQLGGKITDEEMRQMNYAVDYEDRDPANVAREYLLEEGLINN
- a CDS encoding HesB/YadR/YfhF family protein, with the protein product MKLKITNQAGQWYKDEFDIDDRSYQRFFVRYGGFGGRIPGFSLGLGNDVPEDIYASCDVAGITFYIENKDAWYFDGQDLSITLDEKTKEPKFHYN
- the plsY gene encoding glycerol-3-phosphate 1-O-acyltransferase PlsY; the protein is MEFVVFALMAYLLGSVPSGVIVGKLGYKIDIREHGSGNLGATNTFRILGVKAGIIVTLADILKGTLATALPLFFGADVFRLAIGLFAVVGHTYPLFAKFKGGKAVATSGGIILGINPVLFAVTVTSFLLTLYISKYVSLSSIITGVIAVIVSVLFQDWGLVIVTAVLTILVFYRHRENIKRIKNKTEPKITWM
- a CDS encoding TlpA family protein disulfide reductase, whose amino-acid sequence is MVKKVIGIALLVVMISMAVFSFIDTEEEAQTPKQQNSDGAGIVPPNQTGIEEGQYAPDFKVETLSGDTFQLSDLRGQKVIMNFWASWCGPCKDEMPEMQKFYEEYGDKVEVVAVNLTGNDSGVKAVEEYVNKNGYTYPVPLDKDSKIQEQYDIYNIPTTYFIGTDGKVQQPPKLGPMTYDYMVEMIDKLS
- a CDS encoding acyl-CoA thioesterase encodes the protein MHKTNTPVEVRYQETDQMGVVYHANYLVWFEIGRTKYIESLGLTYADMEKNNIVSPVVDAQINFKKPVRYGEKAFVETWLDSYDGIRTVYGYDILREDGVMAASGTTKHVIVDKESFRPLALRKAFPEWHQAYLQQVSGEA
- a CDS encoding CoA-binding protein, whose product is MTWENPQNKIVKEVLESAKTIAVVGLSDKPERTSYQISKIMQDQGYTIIPVNPKVNEVLGEKAYDNLTDVTENIDIINVFRRSEFLPDIAKEAAQTDCRVFWAQQGIVSQETYDYLKERGFTVIMDRCIKVAHSVLV
- the yidD gene encoding membrane protein insertion efficiency factor YidD, producing MKYIFIGLIKFYQKAISPFKPPTCRFFPTCSEYGLEAFRRFSFLKGAYLTIRRISKCHPFHEGGIDLVPEKRDK
- the parE gene encoding DNA topoisomerase IV subunit B, with the translated sequence MVKESLQYTDDSIQVLEGLDAVRKRPGMYIGSTDQRGLHHLVFEIVDNAVDEALAGYGSVIKVTVHKDNSISVEDAGRGIPTGLHSSGKPTTEVIFTVLHAGGKFGQGGYKTSGGLHGVGASVVNGLSEWLEVTIYREGFKYHQRFEHGGKSVTPLEKIGKTNKKGTRIHFKPDPAVFLSTVYNFETLSERLRESAFLLKGLTIELTDEREQLKEEYQFPDGLESFVAYLNEEKDGLHHVVSFEGEHQDIEVDFAFQFNDGFSESILSFVNHVRTKDGGTHESGARTAITRIFNDYARKNAYLKDKDKNLEGSDIREGFTAIVSVRIPEEMLQFEGQTKDKLGTAEARSAVDAVVSEKLSYFLEENPDAGGMLVRKAIKAKEAREAARKAREESRSGKKKKRKDTMLSGKLTPAQSKNPKKNELYLVEGDSAGGSAKQGRDRKFQAILPLRGKVINTEKAKIQDILKNEEISTIINTIGAGVGGDFDLKDAQYDKIIIMTDADTDGAHIQVLLLTFFYRYMRQLVEAGMIYIALPPLYKITKGKGKNEKSVYAWNDDEMKETIKDFKNGYIIQRYKGLGEMNADQLWETTMNPETRTLVRVTIDDLARAERRVTTLMGDKVEPRRKWIEGHVKFGMTEDANILENDKIQSQ
- the tlp gene encoding small acid-soluble spore protein Tlp; its protein translation is MEVTDKHKYEPKPDDRSDNVEKLQEMVQDTIQNLEESHETMKHSSGNERDKIEAKNKRREEAIEGMRQEIKDEADK
- the folE2 gene encoding GTP cyclohydrolase FolE2, which encodes MNKVRSISNKQLPNKAQRHKLFGSVEPGPRTKPSEKSKMADLQNSKEDFLFDLDEVGIANVKHPITVASSLEPKSQTTIGTFEFSSSIDKSSKGTNMSRFTEQLQAFHQKGFVIDIKTLKIFTKDLAERLDQKDAEIKVSFPWFYERRGPQSDLPGMNHADITICVNYDQSAGYTVEASMSALITTLCPCSKEISEYSAHNQRGEVSINVSLIEDFDEESADWKAFLLEAAESNASARLHPVLKRPDEKMVTEQAYENPRFVEDLARLVAADLYEMPFVAKFQVKCRNEESIHMHDAIASITYDKSQQ
- a CDS encoding ABC transporter ATP-binding protein — its product is MIEFADVKKVYPDGTKALEDFSLKINEGEFVTLIGPSGCGKTTTMKMVNRLIEPTSGTIYINDTDINTYNIHELRWNIGYVLQQIALFPHMTIEENIAVVPEMKKWKRKQIQDRSKELLEMVGLDPSVYMHRRPDELSGGEQQRVGVIRALAANPNIILMDEPFSALDPISREQLQHDIRELQQKIRKTIVFVTHDIDEALALGDKVCLMREGRIIQVDTPQQLVLNPKTQFVKDFIGERKSPWQTAVDVIAEETESSIITKSAYEERNYPDNGMFIIKDEANKVVGALTDGHYTKDVTVLENDLPLYKAADLLQTKSQLVYPIIKDEELLATLTYKDIITYLRRETAAKDGVIQ
- a CDS encoding FbpB family small basic protein, which codes for MKRRLSFDELVQENRKEMLQDESVQERIEKNMEAKMHQSLNEKHSK